The stretch of DNA ACAAGTGACAAGTGACAAATGATATATGTGACAAGTGACAAGTGACAAGTGACAAATGATATAAACAAAGATGGGTCAAATATCAATCTCTTGcatgtatatgtatatatgaaTGTTTTAAGTTTCAGAAATTATAAAATCACACGGTTTCACTACATCTATATTTGGCATTTTGGCCAACTATCATCCCTATAAAAGAATTGGGGGATTTGGTCCTTGAGCGGACCTTATATAGAATCCGAAAAACACAAATTGAATTTAATTAATATCACCACCACATTTATCTCATTGGTATTTTTAATACAAAAAAATGAAGGTACTAAAGAAACAAGAAGTGAAAATGAGGATATGGTATTTGGCAGTAGTAGTAGTACTACAATGCACGGTGACGGGGGCAATGTCGTCGATGTCGGAAAAGACGAGTAACGGAGACAACGAGGAAGTAATTGGATATGGGTATAAGGTGAAGTGGGCACACGTTAATGTTTCAACTGGTATTGCAGCGTTGACTGCCATGCTTCAGCTTCTAAAGAGCTCACCTGTTTATGGACCTGATATTAACCTCCTTACCCTCACTGCCAGGTTATATTTGCCGTCTTTCATTAATAATCAACCGCGACGGAGGAAGTAATCCTTAGTTATTATGTCTTTCAGTAATAATGAACcataaaaatatataaaaagaGACCGTCTTAAATTTTACAATGATTTTTAAATGAGGGTTGACGACATTGTTCATTTTATCCAACTTTGTCTTTAAATCATGAATTTagaaaaaaacaaaaatgaaagcttTTAAATTCACCTTAATTTGTGCCAACTTTTTACATAAATTTGTTTATTCAAGCTATTTACTCCGTATTAGAGCAGCCACAATAGAGATGATGTAACCTCCTCTTAACACTCTCTCTCCTATAAGAGGAGGCCCTCTCTATTGTGGAGATGTATAGAACATCCTCTACTTTTAGAGGAAGTATAGCATTGGCCCTTGTGCCAACTATCTAATAATATTTTTCCATGTGgattatttctttttatttttttcttttgtaaaaagtTAAAATGTACATAAATGGGTAGAGGATGGATAAgaggatcctctctattgtggacaAAAATATAGAGAGGAGGATAAACATAGTGGAAATGGAGGTGGGTCATAAAAAAGGTGATATGTAAAAAAATAAGAGGGTGAAAGAACAAATAAGAGGATCATACCATCCTCTCTATTGCTCATGCTCTTACATTATACGATCCTCCATTTAATACTACGATCAGATTTGAACATTAACTTTTTGAGAAAATTTTTCATTTACGTGCTCGTCCTACACTCGTCCATGTCATAATACAAAAGCTTTCACCATTTATTTTCGTAAATTCAATTTTGTTCTTATGAAAATTGTCAAATTCAATTTTTCTGGTTAGTCATTATTCAAAATTCCTTCACAAAATATTACGGAGTACTATGAAGAACACGGTTAAAATGACGTTTTCAAGATCGTACAAAAATATATGAGAATGTAAAGAAGTATGAAGGGagcattattaattattaatcctAGTGATttctagaatttttttttttttttttttttttttttttttttttgtgtagtaTAGAATCCTCATTTCAAGTCATTTTCTTACGTTTGTTCACGTTATGCAGTTTTGAGACCAATGACCGCCTAAGAATCCGAATAACGGACGCCACCACTCCTCGATGGGAAATCCCCACCACCATCTTCTACCGCCGCCCACCACCAACACCTCAAAAACCACCTTATAATCactccaccaccgccaccacaaAAACTACCCTAACCACCCCACACACAGACCTCCTGTTCACTCTCCACCACACCACTCCCTTCTCCTTCACCGTCACCCGAAAATCCACCCCTTCCACCCTCTTAAACACCTCAACCACCACCCCACTCGTCTTCAAACCACATTTCCTCCAATTCTCCTCCTCCCTCCCTACCTCCCTGGCCCACATTTACGGCCTAGGCGAGCATACCCAGCCAACATTTCAACTGGCCCGTAATCAGACCCTAACCTTATGGAACGCGGACAATGCTGCCACTAATCTAGATGTTAACTTGTACGGGTCACACCCGTTTTATATGGATGTTAGGTCGGGTCCGGTTCCGGGTTTGGCCCATGGGGTTTTGttgttgaatagtaatggtatggatgTTGAGTATACGGGTGATCAAATTACGTATAAGGTGATTGGTGGGATTATCGATCTTTACGTTTTTAGTGGGCCTACGCCTGTCAAAGTTGTGGATCAGTATACTCAGTTTATTGGACGTCCGGCTCCCATGCCTTATTGGGCTTTTGGtaatgttttttattttttatttttttggatgTAACTAAAAGGCTAAGCTGATGGGTGAGGGACTGATGCCTAAGGGTAGAGCTGACAACTCTAATCCAAACCTAAGCAAATTCATCCGATAGAATCATAGAATGTTGTAAATCGAAATTGACCCGATCCGACCTGGCCCAACTTGACTCGACTTGACCCGACAAGAACCCGTAACCCGGCTCGACTCCATGATCAATGATCCCCACCCGAACCTGAACCTGTCCTGATATGAAACTCTCTCGATATTGGCCTGATTAAAATGATGACTCAACAATTATTAGGTTTAATATCGATCAAAATAAAAACGATTTAATCTTTGCTTTGATAGGTTTGACTTAATAATGAGAGTAACTTAACCATAGAATGATTGAAAACTTAACTTAATGGTCAAAAATTGCACCAATGCGATAAATTAATtagacccgataatgacccggcCCAAAGAAGACTTGATAgcgattcgattcgaatcgaatTCGACACAAAAGGGTAGGCTGACACGACCTTTAGTTGAGGGTCAATGAAAGTGAGTGGAGGACCTTATTTATAGCGGAATGGAGGCCGGCCCCGTTGGTttttcaaatttcgggtcgaggTTTAAATTATTAACTTTGTCCCTGAATATTTAAGCTTCAATAATAATTGAACCAAAGGGGACAAATGATAATTCATGAAGTTTTTGTTTAAAAGATGTACTGTACATGTTTGTTGTCGTAGCGTATCTCTTCGACTAATCGAGTGAAATGGAGGGAGTCTTAATTAAGAGTCTAATTGAGCTAATCAAGTGAAATCGGCTGAATAATTATATTTGATTGTCTCGTGTGTCGAGTGTAAACTCTTCAGGTTTTCATCAATGCCGGTATGGTTACCATGATGTAAACGAGCTTCAGTCCGTGGTAGCTGGTTATGCAAAAGCCAAAATTCCTCTGGAAGTCATGTGGACAGATATCGACTACGCTGACGCGAAAAAAGATTTCACAATCGATCCTGTTAACTTTCCTCTGGACAAGATGCAGCATTTTGTTACTATGATTCACAACAATGGCCAAAAATACGTGGTTATCGTTGATCCAGGTATAAGCACAAACGCGTCTTATGGAACATTCATCAGGGGAATGAAACAAGACGTCTTTGTCAAGCGGTTTGGAAAGCCGTATGTTGGAGAAGTCTGGCCTGGGCCTGTGCATTTCCCCGATTTTCTGAATCCTGCTACTGTAACCTTCTGGACAGACGAGATTAAAAGATTCCGAAGGCTTCTTCCTGTTGACGGTCTTTGGATTGACATGAACGAAGTTTCAAATTTCATTACTTCAACCCCTGACCTCGGATCAATCCTTGACGATCCGCCTTACAAGATCAATGACAACGGAGTTCACAGACCGATTTTTAGCAAAACTATACCGCCATCTGCTTTACACTACGGTAATATTTCAGAGTACAATGTTCATAACCTCTATGGGCATTTGGAAGCGAGAGTGACTCGCGCTGCACTAACTAAACTCACAAATCAAAGACCATTTGTACTTTCGAGATCAACATTTGTCGGGTCTGGGAAGTACACTGCACATTGGACAGGAGATATCAGAGCGAGTTGGGACGATCTTCAGTATTCCATTCCGTCTATTTTAAACTTTGGTCTTTTTGGAATCCCGATGGTTGGAGCAGATATTTGTGGTTTTTTTGGTGATACTACAGAGGAGCTTTGTCGACGATGGATACAGCTAGGAGCATTTTATCCTTTCTCGAGGGATCATTCAGAACGCGGTACAACGTATCAAGAACTTTACAGATGGGAATCAGTTGCAATAACAGCAAGGAAAGTGTTAGGTCTTCGTTACCGTCTCCTTCcttatttctatacattaatgtTTGAGGCACATATGGCAGGACTTCCGATTGCACGGCCTCTTTTCTTTACTTTTCCGAAGGACGTTGATACTTACGGTATTAGCTCTCAGTTTCTTCTTGGCAGGGGTGTAATGGTGTCCCCTGTATTGACAGCTGGAGCGGTATTTGTCAATGCATACTTTCCCCAAGGAAACTGGTTTGATCTTTTCGACTATACTCGTTCTGTGAGTGTATCGACTGGAAGATACATCACCCTCAGTGCACCCCCTGATCATATCAATGTTCATGTCCGAGAAGGTACTTTTTTCCATACATTAAAATTAGACCTGTcagacccgacccgacccgttttcCCAGGGTTAGAACCCGGAAATTTTGAGCCGGCGACTCGTTTAACcagaacccgaaatgacccgttatttttcGAACGGGTCGATCCGTTgggtcaaaggtaaatcaagaattttattaaaatattaaaatttatGTTATATTTGAAAaatagttaatttttttttattacttaaaattacaaatataattaaaaagtcgattttatataacttttattatatttaataataaaataattattaaaaaactttattttaataattatgtcaattTAATGTAAACATTGAATATGGTTACATTATTAATTTTaaaggtgttttacattctaaaaaaaataaaaaaaatttgaatAAAAAAATCGTTAAAAAAGGCGTTATCAATTATTTATTGACCCATATTCGCCCCGACCCAACCTGTatgacccgacccgcccgacccgtttgacaggtctaattTAAATTGTCGACAAAATTTTCATAATCTGTATCAAATTACAATCTATGAATGTGTTATAAAAATATACGAGTAAGGCCCTGAACCCGTATCCCCTTACGCCACAAACTGTTGGCGAGATCCTTAAAGACACTAGAGTAATGCTGTTGTATGAGCCTAATCGGTGCCTACTAATATCCGTCAGGTAATATACTGGCAATGCAAGGGGAAGCGATGACGACCCAAGCAGCGCGCAGAACACCGTTCAACCTGTTAGTGGTCCTTAGCGAAGAAGGGGCCAGTATCGGGAATCTATTCCTAGACAATGGTGTTGATGTCACCATGGGAAGAGAGAATAAGACATGGAGCTTTGTGGTATTCTCAGCTATATTAACCAATAATTCAGTCATTATTACCTCAAATGTCGTCAACAGAGATTTCGCAGTTGCGCAGAACTGGATTATTAATAAGATAACCATTTTGGGGTTGAGAAACCGGAATAAGGTAAAGGCGTATACATTACAGACAGATGGTAGAGTGGTCCGGAACCATGGATCGAGATTAATATCAAATCTCGACAAGAGAGGGCAGTTCATTGTGGTTGAGATTCCCAACCTACGGTTGTCTGTCGGTTATGATTTCATGTTAAAACTAAAATTAGAGCATAGTGATTGAACATTCCGTGGCATTTGCCAAATAAATGACTGTCGAGTAAATAATCATACTCCGTATATAGTACTATCTTCTAGAAATGAATTCGGATTTTGGTATATGAAAGTCGTGTACTTGTGATTACTCGTCGCTTGCGTGTACAAGGCAGTGATATTTACATATTATTTGTATAATCATTATTAATCTTACACATAATTATGGAAAATATTATTAATGTACCGGGATTTATACTAAATCACCTTTCAGCATCGGGTAAGATTGCCTGCGCGATCACATAGACCCTGTTAATGAACCGAAAATAGGCATGTCTCCAGGATGTTTTGATAACTAAAGTGCCACATACTCCCCAAAATCCAACGATAAATCCCAGCACAATGCTTATATACAACCCCGGGAAAATACCAGAGTTATCTTGTTGATAATAATTAGAGGGCGATTGTTCTTTCAGACAAATTGGGAGTGGTGCACCACATAGTCCAGGGTTTCCCATGTATGACGAAGTGCTGAAGCCCTGCAACTGAGTGCTATATGGAATTTCTCCGAACAGGTCATTGTTCGATAAATCCAAGATTCCTAGAGAACTCACTTTGGTTAGGCTCACAGGAATTCCACCAGTTAAATGATTGTTTGACAAATCGAGAAACTCTAAAGCTGTGAGATTACCGATTTCAAATGGAATGCTTCCGCTCAATTTGTTTTTCGACAAGTCCAAGGCAAGTAATCCTGCAAGACGTGATATCCCATCTGGGATTTCTCCACTCAACTCGTTACTTGAAAGATCAATGACTTTAACCAGTCCAACTGTTTCTTTAAATTTATGCACTTCCCTTTTCCAAGAAAGAAGCGAACTTTCCTCTTCTGTAGGAATCTCCTGTCGACCAAGATACATTACAATAGGAATAAAAGACGACCTGAAATCTGAATCTCCTGTCATTGCCGTAAAATTACTTATGCACTTTGGAATTTCCCCTGAGATGTCGTTGAAAGCGAGGTCTAAAATCTGGAGATTGTCGAGTTGGCAAAGGCTTACAGGTAGCTCTCCGAGAAAAAGGTTTCTTCGTAGGATAAGAGCACCGAGACTTTGAAATGCATCGCCCATCCAGGGAGGTATGTTCCTACTAAACGCGTTGTATCCGAGATTTAGGATAACCAGGGATGTACATTTCTGTAAGGAAGTAGGCAATGGTCCGGAAAAGCTGTTGTTATATAGGTGTAAGTAACTGAGGTATTTTAGGGTACCAATCGACATGGGTAAATTTCCGGAGAACCTGTTGTTTTCTAAGTGCAGGCTTGACAGTTGAGAAAAAATCATCCAACAGTCTGAAAGCTCTCCGGACAACAAGTTGTTTGAAAGGTTAAGATAGATTAAATTACTTGTCGTGTTAGAACATAGGAAATAAGAGGAGTCGGAAAACCTGTTGTTGTTAAGGTATAATGAGTCGACGTTTGTGAACCCTGCTGGTATAACACCCTCTAACTGATTTGAACTCAAGTCTACTTCAAACACATATTCGAATGTTTCTGGCAGATTTGGGAGCATCCCGTAAAGCTGATTATAAGACATATTCAAGTATCGCAAATTAGATGAGAATGAGCTCCAGAAAGAAACAGGAATACTGTCGGAAATTTTAGTATTTGAGACATCAAAGTATGAGAAATTCGTCTGCGTTTGCAGCCAGTTTGGAAACTGAGGGCCTAAGTTGCAGGAACTCAAACTGATAATATCTAGCTGAAACGGGGGAATCCAATTTCTGACAATGTTTATCATCAATCTCGGGTTATCTGACAAATACAATTCGCGTAACCTTGAAAGGTTTAAGAAATGATTGTGATTAAGAGTAGCTTCCAAAGAACTGGAAGAAATATCCAATTTCTCGAGCATAGCGAGCTGGCCGATactctcactaatctcgctgCTTAGCTGATTGCCATTAAGGTACAGCTCCCTCAAAGAAGAAAGTGAGCTGATACTATCCGGAATGGCACCCCAGAACTGGTTATGACTCAAATCCAGTGTCACTAATGACTTGTTTTCACAACTAACGAAAGCTTCGATGACAATTGTTAGCTCATCAGTGAAGTTGTTAGCCCTTAAGTAGAGATGTTGCAAGTTACACGACTTTCTAACAAGTTCAAGAACGCTTCCTTGAAAATTATTATCCGAAAGAGAGAGATATGTAAGGGACTGCATATTTAGAATCTCGCTTGGGATGGGACCTTGAAGCGAGTTCATAGATATATCGAGTGACACAAGTTGAGTTTTAACTCCGGGGAAGTTAAACAGCCACTTGTATATGGCAGTGTCATTGAAACCATTATCAGAAAGGTTGATCGAACCAAGCGTGGTTGAGAAATTATCGTATGTTACTGGTACCTGGATTTTCATAGGAAATCGACAGCTCTGCATTCGAAGAACTTTTAACGACGGAAGGTGGGTAACTATTTGCAGCCAATCAGTAGCATTCCTAAGATCCACAGAGCTCAAGTCAAGGAATCTCAGCAAGGTTAGCCGCGAGAGCCACCCTAAGCTTTCGACATACAGTGGATTAGACCCGAGGTCTAAGGTAGTTAACTTCGAAAGATTTCCTAATTGATGAGGTATTTCCCCTCCAATTTTAGCATCAGATAAACTGAGATGCTCCAGATTTGTCAGTGACAAGAGGAAGCGAGGAAAAggcacataataaaaataattgaAGTTTAGATTCAGATATCGTAAATGCTTTAGCTCTCTGAGGGAAGAACTGAGTTCACCTTGTATACAAGCAACTGAATCGCCATGACTTAAATGTCCCCGTCCCTCAAGATGGAGCATTACAACATGACCAGTCTGGTTACTGCAACGCACACCGCGCCACTGGCAACAGTCTGAATTGTCCTTCCAAGAAGTGAGCAACCCACAGAAGTCATCTTTGATACCGTGTTTAAACTGGAGCAGGGCTTTTCTTTCCTTGTCTAAACACCGTGTATTATTAGCTCCGAGGGCAGAGGAACATAAGTAGCTGGAAAGCACAAGCCAATACAGGAAAATCGATATCAGCTGACGGAATGTTTTCGTGTGAGGATATAATGTCATTTGTGGAATAATTGTGGTGGTTGAAACTGAGTAGATTATGTTGATGTCTTAAATAAGACAATTATCAATATATGGCTCGACTCGCTCAACGAAAAGCTTACAAAGATTTTCAGAACCAGAGATTGTTGAGGATGAGACTTTCTAAGCATAAGAGTAATTTTGCCAAGGCCATACATCATTGACTAATTTTTCGTCATGGTGATTGTGAAAGATGACGACCGGACCTCAATATAGAAGAACAGGTGTAACATCTTTCCCTTAATATATACAGCTTAACATCATTTTCATGGACCAACTATTAGGATAAGAATTTGACATTTTGACCGAGTATCAGCTCGATATCAACAACGTTTTTTTATATGGTGACTTGTGTAAAGAGGTTATGTGAAGCATTTACCGGGTTTTTCTATTGCTATGGAAAGGTCTGATCGCTGCATAAATCATATTATATGGTCTTCGTCAGTCACCTTATCGATTTCATATGGAATGCTTCCGCTCAACTTTTTTTCGACATGCCGAGGAGACTAGATATTCCACCAGGGATTTTTCCTCTTACCATGTTGCCGGAAAGATCAATGGAATTCAGTTCAATGGTATCTTTaaacttttgttctttcatttccacAAAATAAATGTACTTGCCTCATTGGGATTTATAGGATAATCGTCGAGCAATGTTGTAGAGGCAAACGCCAACCCAAGATCCGGATTGAGCATTGCTGTTAAATTACCAACGCAATCAGGAATTACTTCTGAGATGTGATTAATTGCAGGGTCTAACAGCTGAAGACTGGGAACTATGCCGCTGCAGAAACAGGACTACATTCAACATGTAGAGGTTTTAGTTCTAGACTTATGTTAAAGCATCTATACTCCAAGGAGAGCAGTACAGAGTACAGACGATAGTAGTATATCTATATATAAAACTGTACGACATCGCAGCAGAGGACTCCATGTGACATCTTGACTTATCCTTCAGGCTTCAAGCATCCTGTCCAATTTCAGACCCTGTACGAAAGTCAATAGGCTATAGGAGTGGTCAATATGAGCCATAGAACAACTAAAGTTGAAGAGAAAGCTAGCAACAGCTTTTAATAAATACCAAATGCACAAGTAGTTCTCCTagtaaaaactaataacaatgaatAATCCGAACCTTAGTTTAAAAAAGCACGTCTGGGGCGCCAACCACATCGCACCAAGGCGCACACGAGCCGCATTAGTGTGcaattccattttttttttcaaaattcttTTATTTTACACTTCTTTTCTCCACCTTATCCTTAATTTTCCCTTTTAAAACATGTTAACATGTTAACCCTTTTTAAAACGAACAAAAAAATGACTATTCTCGCACAAAATTTGATTGTAAAATTTGGATGTTCTTTTGAAACATCATTGCGCCTCGTGTGCAAATCGCTTGCGCCTTAGCCCATTGGGACCCCAACGCCTCAGTGCGCCTTGCGCCTTATCAAACTAAGATCCGAACAAACTTCTCATTTCTAATGTAGGCTGATCTTTTTGGTTGCTGTCAGTTATATATAACCCTTCGTCCCTATATATCAATTCTCTTTTTCCTCCACACATTACCCAGAGCAAATCCTCTGTCCCACCTCGTGTCCCGTCTTTTGTCCCAATACTTCTCCTAATGACAAAATCAACACTTtgatacagagtatatattattaCCATTTCTAGTATTTGAAGTGGGGATGTGTCAAGATGTTAAGGTGGTGGGACATAAAAGCGGGACAAATTAATTTTTCAAACAATATGCAAGAGTCTTTGGCACAAGATTGATTTTAGTAGGACGTTATGGACATCTTTGGCACACATTAAATAATTTACAAACAATATGCAAGAGTCTTGTCATGAACTAGAGTGAAATAT from Silene latifolia isolate original U9 population chromosome 10, ASM4854445v1, whole genome shotgun sequence encodes:
- the LOC141606489 gene encoding alpha-glucosidase-like, encoding MSSMSEKTSNGDNEEVIGYGYKVKWAHVNVSTGIAALTAMLQLLKSSPVYGPDINLLTLTASFETNDRLRIRITDATTPRWEIPTTIFYRRPPPTPQKPPYNHSTTATTKTTLTTPHTDLLFTLHHTTPFSFTVTRKSTPSTLLNTSTTTPLVFKPHFLQFSSSLPTSLAHIYGLGEHTQPTFQLARNQTLTLWNADNAATNLDVNLYGSHPFYMDVRSGPVPGLAHGVLLLNSNGMDVEYTGDQITYKVIGGIIDLYVFSGPTPVKVVDQYTQFIGRPAPMPYWAFGFHQCRYGYHDVNELQSVVAGYAKAKIPLEVMWTDIDYADAKKDFTIDPVNFPLDKMQHFVTMIHNNGQKYVVIVDPGISTNASYGTFIRGMKQDVFVKRFGKPYVGEVWPGPVHFPDFLNPATVTFWTDEIKRFRRLLPVDGLWIDMNEVSNFITSTPDLGSILDDPPYKINDNGVHRPIFSKTIPPSALHYGNISEYNVHNLYGHLEARVTRAALTKLTNQRPFVLSRSTFVGSGKYTAHWTGDIRASWDDLQYSIPSILNFGLFGIPMVGADICGFFGDTTEELCRRWIQLGAFYPFSRDHSERGTTYQELYRWESVAITARKVLGLRYRLLPYFYTLMFEAHMAGLPIARPLFFTFPKDVDTYGISSQFLLGRGVMVSPVLTAGAVFVNAYFPQGNWFDLFDYTRSVSVSTGRYITLSAPPDHINVHVREGNILAMQGEAMTTQAARRTPFNLLVVLSEEGASIGNLFLDNGVDVTMGRENKTWSFVVFSAILTNNSVIITSNVVNRDFAVAQNWIINKITILGLRNRNKVKAYTLQTDGRVVRNHGSRLISNLDKRGQFIVVEIPNLRLSVGYDFMLKLKLEHSD